Below is a window of Prosthecobacter sp. SYSU 5D2 DNA.
CCGCTCCAGCCAGAGGTCTTTTTTGGGGACTTCCACCAGCAGGTGGAAGTGGTTGCCCATGATGCAGTAGGTGGCGAGTTTGACGCCGCAGAAGTCTGCCAGCCGCCACATGAGGCGTTTGAGCGCCTCCTTTTCCACGTCATCGAAGAAGACCTCGCCGCCGCAGGTGCGGGACATGACGTGGTAGCAATAGCTTTCATAGGGGCCTTTGCCGACGATCCGTTTGCGTCCGCCTGACCAGGACCGCGCGGCAGGATAGGGAGCGGTTTTGGCATTCACGCCCACGAGCTGCGCCTCCAGCGCATCGCGTTGCGGATCAGTCGTTTGAGTCGCCTTCATACCCCGATGCATAGCATCAAAGCCGTCACCGTCAACAACTGTATGCCTGGCATTAAAAGATTGAAATCTGCGATTGATTTTGACGGAGGGTTGCCTCACCATGATATCAATTCAGCGGTCGCCTGAACGTCATGCCTGTCTAAAGATGAGATACGCCACCACCTGCCTGCTGTGTTTGATCACAGCGCTTTTTTGTTCCTGCTC
It encodes the following:
- a CDS encoding transposase, producing MKATQTTDPQRDALEAQLVGVNAKTAPYPAARSWSGGRKRIVGKGPYESYCYHVMSRTCGGEVFFDDVEKEALKRLMWRLADFCGVKLATYCIMGNHFHLLVEVPKKDLWLER